The following coding sequences are from one Geothrix sp. window:
- a CDS encoding fumarate reductase/succinate dehydrogenase flavoprotein subunit: MELNSRIPDGPIEKKWDKHKFDLKLVNPANKRKYKVLVVGSGLAGGAAAASLAELGYEVECFCYQDSPRRAHSIAAQGGINAAKNYHNDGDSVRRLFYDTVKGGDFRAREANVHRLAEVSNNIIDQCVGQGVPFAREYGGLLDNRSFGGAQVSRTFYARGQTGQQLLLGAYQALQRQVGLGTVKMFARHEMQELIVVDGVAKGIVTRDMITGEIKSHLADAVCLATGGYGNTMYLATYAKGCNGTAIWRAHKKGAAFANPCFTQIHPTCIPVTGDHQSKLTLMSESLRNDGRIWVPKRKEDCGKPASQIPEEDRDYYLERKYPSFGNLAPRDIASRAAKQVCDDGRGIGETGLGVYLDFEAAINRLGANKIEEKYGNLFEMYERITDENPYKTPMRIFPATHYTMGGLWVDYNLMSTIPGLFVLGEANFSDHGANRLGASALMQGLADGYFVIPYTIGGYLAGIKPGTRIKADDPAVKAAEQTTAERVQKLFAINGKETPTHFHRELGKVMWEFCGMGRNEAGLKKALQRIPEIREEFWKNLRIPGIGGEVNQSLELAGRVADFLEIGELMCLDALERRESCGGHFREEWQTEEGEALRDDENFCHVAAWEYKGEGQTPVRHTEQLTFENVHLATRSYK, encoded by the coding sequence ATGGAACTCAATTCCCGAATCCCAGACGGCCCCATCGAGAAGAAGTGGGACAAGCACAAGTTCGACCTCAAGCTCGTGAACCCGGCCAACAAGCGCAAGTACAAGGTGCTCGTGGTGGGCTCCGGCCTGGCCGGGGGCGCCGCCGCAGCCTCCCTGGCCGAGCTCGGCTACGAGGTCGAGTGCTTCTGCTACCAGGACAGCCCCCGCCGGGCCCACTCCATCGCAGCCCAGGGCGGCATCAACGCCGCCAAGAACTACCACAATGACGGCGACAGCGTCCGCCGCCTCTTCTACGACACGGTCAAGGGCGGGGACTTCCGCGCCCGCGAGGCCAACGTGCACCGCCTGGCCGAGGTCAGCAACAACATCATCGACCAGTGTGTGGGGCAGGGCGTGCCCTTCGCCCGGGAATACGGCGGGCTGCTGGACAACCGCTCCTTCGGCGGCGCCCAGGTGAGCCGCACCTTCTACGCCCGCGGGCAGACCGGCCAGCAGCTGCTGCTCGGCGCCTACCAGGCCCTGCAGCGGCAGGTGGGCCTCGGCACCGTGAAGATGTTCGCCCGCCATGAGATGCAGGAGCTCATCGTGGTGGACGGCGTGGCCAAGGGCATCGTCACCCGCGACATGATCACGGGCGAGATCAAGTCCCACCTGGCCGATGCGGTCTGCCTCGCCACCGGCGGCTACGGCAACACCATGTATCTGGCCACCTACGCCAAGGGCTGCAATGGCACCGCCATCTGGCGCGCCCACAAGAAGGGCGCGGCCTTCGCCAACCCCTGCTTCACGCAGATCCACCCCACCTGCATCCCCGTCACGGGCGACCACCAGAGCAAGCTCACGCTGATGTCCGAGTCGCTGCGCAACGACGGCCGCATCTGGGTCCCGAAGCGCAAGGAGGACTGCGGCAAGCCCGCCAGCCAGATTCCCGAGGAGGACCGCGACTACTACCTGGAGCGGAAGTACCCCTCCTTCGGCAACCTGGCCCCCCGTGACATCGCCAGCCGCGCCGCCAAGCAGGTTTGCGATGACGGTCGCGGCATCGGCGAGACGGGTCTGGGTGTCTACCTCGACTTCGAAGCAGCCATCAACCGTCTGGGCGCCAACAAGATCGAGGAGAAGTACGGCAACCTCTTCGAGATGTATGAGCGCATCACGGACGAGAACCCCTACAAGACGCCCATGCGCATCTTCCCCGCCACGCACTACACCATGGGCGGCCTCTGGGTGGACTACAACCTGATGAGCACCATCCCCGGCCTCTTCGTGCTGGGCGAGGCCAACTTCTCCGACCACGGCGCCAACCGCCTCGGCGCCTCGGCGCTCATGCAGGGCCTCGCCGACGGCTACTTCGTGATCCCCTACACCATCGGCGGCTACCTGGCCGGCATCAAGCCCGGCACCCGCATCAAGGCCGACGATCCCGCCGTGAAGGCCGCCGAACAGACGACCGCGGAGCGCGTGCAGAAGCTCTTCGCCATCAACGGCAAGGAGACGCCCACCCACTTCCATCGTGAGTTGGGCAAGGTGATGTGGGAGTTCTGCGGCATGGGCCGCAACGAGGCCGGGCTCAAGAAGGCGCTCCAGAGGATTCCCGAGATCCGCGAGGAGTTCTGGAAGAACCTCCGCATTCCCGGCATCGGCGGTGAAGTGAACCAGTCCCTCGAACTGGCCGGCCGCGTGGCCGACTTCCTCGAGATCGGCGAGCTCATGTGCCTGGATGCCCTCGAGCGCCGCGAATCCTGCGGCGGCCACTTCCGCGAGGAATGGCAGACCGAGGAGGGCGAGGCTCTCCGCGACGACGAGAACTTCTGCCACGTGGCCGCCTGGGAATACAAGGGTGAGGGCCAGACGCCGGTGCGCCACACCGAGCAGCTGACCTTCGAGAACGTCCACCTCGCGACCCGTAGCTACAAGTGA
- a CDS encoding class I fructose-bisphosphate aldolase produces MATARVREILSWYASDTPGVKANLARLMNTGRLAGTGKFVILPVDQGFEHGPARSFAPNPAGYDPRYHVELAIEAGCNAYAAPLGFIEHVASDYAGDIPLILKLNNSDCLSKGIEPCSAITGSVEDALRLGCAAIGYTIYPGSGARNEQYEALRELILEAKSVGLPSVVWSYPRGAGLSKDGETAVDAAGYAAQIAAQLGAHIIKVKPPKKHLEVKEAAATFEKTGIPIDTLSDRVREVVRSAFGGRRIVIFSGGEAKGTEEVLKEVSELAAGGAFGSIMGRNAFQRPKAEAIQLLHTVMDMFKNAK; encoded by the coding sequence ATGGCCACCGCACGCGTCCGCGAAATCCTCTCCTGGTACGCTTCCGATACGCCGGGAGTGAAGGCCAACCTGGCCCGCCTCATGAACACGGGCAGGCTCGCCGGTACCGGCAAGTTCGTGATCCTGCCCGTGGACCAGGGGTTCGAACATGGCCCCGCCCGCAGCTTCGCCCCCAATCCCGCGGGCTACGATCCCCGCTACCACGTGGAACTGGCCATCGAGGCCGGCTGCAACGCCTACGCTGCGCCGCTGGGCTTCATCGAGCACGTGGCCTCGGACTACGCGGGGGACATCCCCCTCATCCTCAAGCTCAACAACAGCGATTGCCTCAGCAAGGGCATCGAACCCTGCAGCGCCATCACCGGCAGCGTGGAAGACGCCCTGCGCCTGGGCTGCGCCGCCATCGGCTACACCATCTATCCCGGCAGCGGCGCCCGCAACGAGCAGTACGAGGCCCTGCGCGAGCTGATCCTCGAGGCCAAGTCCGTGGGCCTGCCCAGCGTCGTCTGGTCCTATCCCCGGGGCGCGGGCCTCTCCAAGGACGGCGAGACCGCCGTGGACGCGGCCGGCTATGCCGCCCAGATCGCCGCCCAGCTGGGCGCCCACATCATCAAGGTGAAGCCGCCCAAGAAGCACCTGGAAGTGAAGGAGGCCGCCGCCACTTTCGAGAAGACGGGCATTCCCATCGACACGCTCTCGGACCGCGTGCGGGAAGTCGTGCGCAGCGCCTTCGGCGGCCGCCGCATCGTGATCTTCAGCGGCGGCGAGGCCAAGGGCACCGAGGAGGTGCTGAAAGAAGTGTCCGAACTGGCAGCGGGCGGGGCCTTTGGTTCCATCATGGGCCGCAACGCCTTCCAGCGGCCCAAGGCCGAGGCCATCCAGCTGCTGCATACGGTCATGGATATGTTCAAGAACGCGAAGTAG
- a CDS encoding peptide chain release factor 3 has product MTLSEEIQRRRTFAIISHPDAGKTTLTEKLLLYGGAIDRAGSVKAREGGAAAHSDWMSIEQERGISVTSAAMQFEYLGKAINLLDTPGHQDFSEDTYRALTAADAVVMLLDCAKGVEEQTKKLFRVARERRLPIFTFVNKLDRPGREPVELIDEVEELFGLHAVPMTWPIGSGTDFKGVYVRATGQIQVFERAKAGRKARVAGQGGLDDPEIAALLTPAELQQLKDDVDLMDHVLPAFDREAFLRGEQSPMFFGSAVNNFGVAEFLEEFLDLAPAPGARPLMAGGEIAPEQPFTAFVFKVQANMNKAHRDRVAFARIVSGRFERGMDALHVREKKSIKLNYPHMFFGRERQIVDEAYPGDILGLINPGLFRIGDVLSSQGAVEFHAVPRFSPEQFASVRLADPGARKGFLKGLGQIAEEGVVQVFWPKGGAPLPILGAIGRLQFEVLQHRLKDEYACPVLLEPRGFQMARWIEGGWPEPSKFWGELVEDVEGNPAILFENDWQRRTTAEKCPGLSFLEHPPK; this is encoded by the coding sequence ATGACCCTCAGCGAAGAAATTCAGCGGCGGCGAACCTTCGCCATCATCAGCCACCCCGATGCCGGCAAGACCACGCTGACGGAGAAGCTGCTGCTCTACGGGGGCGCCATCGACCGGGCGGGCTCCGTCAAGGCCCGGGAGGGCGGGGCCGCGGCCCATTCCGACTGGATGAGCATCGAGCAGGAGCGCGGCATCAGCGTCACTTCGGCGGCCATGCAGTTCGAGTACCTGGGCAAGGCCATCAACCTGCTGGACACGCCGGGCCACCAGGACTTCAGCGAGGACACCTACCGCGCCCTCACGGCCGCCGATGCCGTGGTGATGCTGCTGGACTGCGCCAAGGGCGTGGAAGAGCAGACCAAGAAGCTGTTCCGCGTGGCCCGGGAGCGCCGGCTGCCCATCTTCACCTTCGTGAACAAGCTGGACCGCCCGGGCCGTGAGCCGGTGGAGCTCATCGACGAGGTGGAGGAGCTCTTCGGCCTCCACGCCGTGCCCATGACCTGGCCCATCGGCTCGGGCACCGACTTCAAGGGCGTCTACGTGCGCGCCACGGGGCAGATCCAGGTCTTCGAGCGGGCCAAGGCCGGACGCAAGGCCCGGGTGGCCGGGCAGGGCGGGTTGGACGATCCGGAGATCGCGGCCCTGCTGACGCCTGCGGAACTGCAGCAGCTCAAGGACGACGTGGACCTCATGGACCACGTGCTGCCGGCCTTCGATCGCGAGGCCTTTCTCCGGGGCGAGCAGTCGCCCATGTTCTTCGGCTCGGCGGTGAACAACTTCGGCGTGGCCGAGTTCCTGGAGGAGTTCCTGGACCTGGCCCCGGCGCCCGGTGCCCGCCCCCTCATGGCGGGCGGCGAGATCGCGCCGGAGCAGCCTTTCACGGCCTTCGTGTTCAAGGTGCAGGCCAACATGAACAAGGCCCACCGGGACCGGGTGGCCTTCGCCCGCATCGTGTCCGGGCGCTTCGAGCGGGGCATGGACGCCCTCCACGTGCGCGAGAAGAAGTCCATCAAGCTGAACTACCCCCACATGTTCTTCGGACGCGAACGGCAGATCGTGGACGAGGCCTACCCCGGCGACATCCTGGGCCTCATCAACCCTGGCCTCTTCCGCATCGGCGACGTGCTCAGCTCGCAGGGGGCCGTGGAGTTCCATGCCGTGCCCCGGTTCTCGCCCGAGCAGTTCGCCTCCGTCCGGCTGGCGGATCCCGGCGCCCGCAAGGGCTTCCTGAAGGGGCTGGGCCAGATCGCGGAAGAAGGCGTGGTGCAGGTCTTCTGGCCCAAGGGCGGCGCGCCGCTGCCCATCCTGGGCGCCATCGGCCGCCTGCAGTTCGAGGTGCTCCAGCACCGCCTCAAGGACGAGTACGCCTGCCCCGTGCTGCTGGAGCCCCGCGGCTTCCAGATGGCCCGCTGGATCGAAGGAGGCTGGCCCGAGCCCAGCAAGTTCTGGGGCGAGCTGGTGGAGGACGTGGAGGGCAACCCCGCCATCCTCTTCGAGAACGACTGGCAGCGACGGACGACCGCAGAGAAATGCCCTGGGCTGTCGTTCCTGGAACATCCGCCCAAGTAG
- a CDS encoding S9 family peptidase yields the protein MPSHPLRLAGLAALVSASMTMLAQGPVPPTAKQVEHVSVWHGEKVNDPWFWLREKTNPDVVSYLNAENTYTEAVTAGLKPFSEALYKEMLGRIKQTDLSVPVRRGAFYYYSRTEEGKQYPIQCRRKAAQGGVYDEKAPEEVLLDQNELAKGLKFLSLGGMTVSDDDRTLLYSTDATGFRQYTLFTKDLATGKVSVPLAERVTSFTWAGDAQHVFFVTEDAVTKRSDQLWRLDLMAGKPVLVFEEKDELYRIGVGRSKDHKFLVVESQSTDTWETRYLPATDPKGAFKVLLPREKGHKYDLEHREGLFYIRTNKGAKNFRLVTAPVATPDPKHWKEVLPHRADVLLEGLEPFRDFLVVSEKNQGLDRFRIFDVKLKTWRDVTFPESVYAAFPGGTPEYTSPSFRFSYQSMVTPASVYDCDMASGKQTLLKQMEVLGGYDKNQYTTERLWATARDGAKVPLSVVYKKGVKRDGSAPLFLYAYGSYGAGMSATFSSTRLSLLDRGMVYVLAHIRGGNEMGEAWHDDGMLMKKMNTFTDFIDSADFLVKERWTSKDRLVIEGGSAGGLLMGAVTNLRPDLFKAVHSAVPFVDVMNTMMDASLPLTVGEYLEWGNPNEKAAFDYMRAYSPYDNLARKAYPAILITTSFNDSQVMYWEPAKYVAKLRTLKTDNNPLLLKIKMEPAGHGGASGRYDALKDKAFETAWMLQQVGITK from the coding sequence ATGCCCTCCCATCCCCTCCGCCTCGCGGGCCTGGCGGCCCTCGTGAGTGCCTCCATGACCATGCTGGCCCAGGGCCCCGTTCCACCCACGGCCAAGCAGGTCGAGCATGTATCTGTCTGGCACGGCGAGAAGGTGAATGACCCCTGGTTCTGGCTGCGGGAGAAGACGAACCCCGACGTCGTGAGCTACCTGAATGCGGAGAACACCTACACTGAGGCCGTGACCGCGGGGCTGAAGCCTTTTTCGGAGGCCCTCTACAAGGAGATGCTGGGCCGCATCAAGCAGACGGACCTGAGCGTCCCCGTCCGCCGTGGGGCCTTCTACTACTACTCCCGCACCGAGGAGGGGAAGCAATACCCCATCCAGTGCCGGCGAAAGGCGGCCCAGGGGGGTGTCTACGACGAGAAGGCCCCGGAGGAGGTCCTGCTGGATCAGAACGAGCTGGCCAAGGGGCTGAAGTTCCTGAGCCTGGGCGGCATGACCGTCAGTGACGACGACCGCACCCTTCTCTACAGCACGGATGCCACCGGATTCCGCCAGTACACCCTGTTCACGAAGGACCTTGCCACCGGGAAGGTCAGCGTGCCCCTGGCCGAGCGGGTAACCTCGTTCACCTGGGCCGGCGATGCCCAGCACGTCTTCTTCGTGACTGAGGATGCGGTCACCAAGCGCTCGGACCAGCTCTGGCGCCTGGACCTGATGGCGGGCAAGCCCGTGCTCGTGTTCGAGGAGAAGGACGAGCTCTACCGCATTGGCGTCGGGCGGAGCAAGGACCACAAGTTCCTGGTGGTGGAAAGCCAGTCCACGGATACCTGGGAGACTCGCTACCTGCCGGCCACGGACCCCAAGGGCGCCTTCAAGGTGCTTCTGCCCCGGGAGAAGGGCCACAAGTACGATCTGGAACACCGGGAAGGCCTGTTCTACATCCGCACCAACAAGGGCGCCAAGAACTTCCGCCTGGTGACGGCACCCGTGGCCACCCCTGATCCCAAGCACTGGAAGGAGGTCCTGCCCCACCGCGCCGACGTGTTGCTGGAGGGCCTGGAGCCCTTCAGGGATTTCCTCGTGGTGAGCGAGAAGAACCAGGGGCTGGACCGGTTCCGCATCTTCGACGTGAAGCTCAAGACCTGGCGGGACGTCACCTTCCCCGAGAGTGTGTACGCGGCCTTCCCGGGCGGGACGCCGGAGTACACATCTCCTTCCTTCCGCTTCAGCTACCAGTCCATGGTCACCCCCGCCAGCGTCTACGACTGCGACATGGCCAGCGGGAAGCAGACCCTGCTCAAGCAGATGGAGGTCCTGGGCGGCTATGACAAGAACCAGTACACGACGGAACGGCTTTGGGCCACGGCCCGCGATGGTGCCAAAGTGCCCCTCTCCGTGGTCTACAAGAAGGGCGTGAAGCGGGATGGCTCCGCCCCCCTGTTCCTCTACGCCTACGGCTCCTACGGGGCCGGCATGTCCGCCACCTTCTCCAGCACCCGCCTGAGCCTGCTGGACCGGGGCATGGTCTACGTCCTGGCCCACATCCGCGGCGGCAACGAGATGGGCGAAGCCTGGCACGACGACGGCATGCTCATGAAGAAGATGAACACCTTCACCGACTTCATCGACTCCGCCGACTTCCTGGTGAAGGAGAGGTGGACCAGCAAGGACCGGCTCGTCATTGAGGGCGGCAGCGCCGGTGGCCTGCTCATGGGTGCCGTCACCAACCTGCGCCCCGATCTCTTCAAGGCCGTGCACAGCGCCGTGCCCTTCGTGGACGTGATGAACACCATGATGGATGCCAGCCTGCCCCTGACCGTCGGCGAGTACCTCGAGTGGGGCAACCCCAACGAGAAGGCGGCCTTCGATTACATGCGGGCCTACAGCCCCTACGACAACCTCGCCAGGAAGGCCTACCCGGCCATCCTCATCACCACCAGCTTCAACGACAGCCAGGTGATGTACTGGGAACCCGCCAAATACGTGGCCAAGCTTCGCACCCTCAAGACCGACAACAACCCCCTGCTGCTGAAGATCAAGATGGAGCCCGCGGGCCACGGAGGGGCCTCGGGTCGCTATGACGCGCTGAAGGACAAGGCCTTCGAGACGGCCTGGATGCTTCAGCAGGTGGGGATTACCAAGTAG
- a CDS encoding succinate dehydrogenase cytochrome b subunit, translating into MSVAEQSIAGAEARGHGFLASSVGRKVIMAATGIVLFGFVTVHMIGNTQAYMGAEHFNAYATFLHSMLHGGGIWIFRAVLLAATGLHIWAAVTLTLDNQAARPVGYRAQQSVASTWSSRTMRWSGFILAAFIVYHLLHLTTGQAHPNFDHANPYANFVNGFKVPAAAGFYIVAQLCLGLHMWHGVWSVTQSLGLSHPRYDSLRRNFATGLTLLVVGVNISYPIAVLTGFIH; encoded by the coding sequence ATGTCCGTCGCTGAACAGAGCATCGCGGGCGCGGAAGCACGCGGCCACGGCTTCCTGGCGTCCTCGGTCGGCCGCAAGGTCATCATGGCCGCCACCGGCATCGTCCTCTTCGGGTTCGTCACCGTCCACATGATCGGGAACACCCAGGCCTACATGGGCGCCGAGCACTTCAACGCCTACGCCACCTTCCTGCACAGCATGCTGCATGGCGGCGGGATCTGGATCTTCCGCGCCGTGCTGCTGGCCGCCACCGGCCTCCACATCTGGGCCGCCGTGACGCTGACCCTGGACAACCAGGCCGCCCGCCCCGTGGGCTACCGCGCCCAGCAGAGCGTCGCCTCCACCTGGTCCTCCCGCACCATGCGCTGGAGCGGGTTCATTCTCGCGGCCTTCATCGTCTATCACCTGCTGCACCTGACCACCGGCCAGGCGCACCCCAACTTCGACCACGCGAACCCCTACGCCAACTTCGTGAACGGCTTCAAGGTCCCCGCCGCCGCCGGATTCTACATCGTGGCCCAGCTCTGCCTCGGCCTGCACATGTGGCACGGCGTCTGGAGCGTCACCCAGTCCCTGGGCCTGTCCCATCCCCGCTACGACAGCCTGCGGCGCAACTTCGCCACGGGACTGACCCTCCTGGTGGTGGGCGTGAACATCTCCTACCCCATCGCCGTCCTCACCGGCTTCATCCACTGA
- a CDS encoding VOC family protein, protein MVEPIPRGYHRVTPYLVVADGEGLLAFLQKAFQAEVLSRALRPDGAIANAEVRIGDSMVMVAQAREPWNPMPTGFYLYVPDTDAVYQAALAAGGASLMEPSDQFYGDRNAGVQDPWGNNWWIATHIEDVDEAEVQRRMAARG, encoded by the coding sequence ATGGTTGAGCCTATCCCCAGGGGATATCACAGGGTCACGCCCTACCTGGTCGTGGCCGACGGGGAGGGCCTGCTGGCCTTCCTCCAGAAGGCCTTCCAGGCGGAAGTGCTGAGCCGCGCCCTTCGCCCTGACGGGGCCATCGCCAACGCGGAAGTGCGCATCGGCGATTCGATGGTGATGGTGGCGCAGGCCCGAGAACCCTGGAACCCCATGCCGACCGGCTTCTACCTCTATGTGCCGGACACCGATGCCGTCTATCAGGCCGCCCTGGCGGCGGGCGGAGCCTCCCTGATGGAGCCCTCCGACCAGTTCTATGGCGACCGCAATGCCGGGGTGCAGGATCCATGGGGCAACAACTGGTGGATCGCCACCCACATCGAGGATGTGGATGAAGCCGAGGTCCAGCGGCGGATGGCGGCGCGGGGTTGA
- a CDS encoding sodium-translocating pyrophosphatase: MKRLLGALASTRAFRLGMTAALALLCTSPALAGEADLKIPALQGSFLGMTGHNLLLIGLFICLLGIGFGLVQYAQIRDLPVHKSMLEISELIYETCKTYLVTQIKFISVLWAFIAVIMIAYFKYLSHTPMGWGQVIVVLLFSIVGILGSVAVAWFGIRINTFANSRTAFASLGGKPYPTMEIPLKAGMSIGMLLISVELLLMLGILLFIPGDAAGPCFIGFAIGESLGAAALRIAGGIFTKIADIGSDLMKIVFKIKEDDARNPGVIADCVGDNAGDSVGPTADGFETYGVTGVALITFILLAVNPLTAGPKYQDIQVALLVWIFVMRVGMVVTSAASYWINGIWSKAKFGSLGKFDFETPLTTLVWLTSILSIVITYVLSYLLIGNLPGHLWCKLSTIITCGTLAGALIPELVKSFTSTNSGHVREVVTASKEGGASLNIISGLVAGYFSAYWMGLTIVALMGAAYYVSTFGLGDFMAAPAIFSFGLVAFGFLGMGPVTIAVDSYGPVTDNAQSVYELSTIEAIPGIEAEIQKDFGFKPDFENGKMYLEENDGAGNTFKATAKPVLIGTAVVGATTLIFSIIQLLNGKFGVPKVVEGLSIINPLFLLGIITGGAIIFWFSGAACQAVATGAYRAVEFIKQNINLDSGATKASVEDSKKVVEICTQYAQKGMFNIFLAVFFSTLAFACLNHFFFIGYLISIAVFGLYQAIFMANAGGAWDNAKKLVETELKAKGTALHDACVVGDTVGDPFKDTSSVALNPVIKFTTLFGLLAVELAIELNPAVAHAWSLVFFLISTVFVWRSFYGMRIPTLEEK; this comes from the coding sequence ATGAAACGCCTGCTTGGCGCCCTGGCGTCAACCCGAGCCTTTAGGCTGGGCATGACAGCCGCCCTCGCCCTTCTTTGCACCAGTCCGGCCCTGGCCGGCGAGGCCGACCTGAAGATCCCGGCCCTGCAGGGGAGCTTCCTGGGCATGACCGGCCATAACCTGCTGCTGATCGGGCTCTTCATCTGCCTGCTCGGCATCGGCTTCGGCCTCGTGCAGTACGCCCAGATCCGGGACCTGCCCGTGCACAAGTCCATGCTGGAGATCTCCGAGCTGATCTACGAGACCTGCAAGACCTACCTGGTCACGCAGATCAAGTTCATCTCGGTCCTCTGGGCCTTCATCGCGGTCATCATGATCGCCTACTTCAAATACCTCTCCCACACCCCCATGGGCTGGGGCCAGGTGATCGTGGTCCTGCTCTTCTCGATCGTCGGCATCCTGGGCTCCGTGGCCGTGGCTTGGTTCGGCATCCGCATCAACACCTTCGCCAACTCCCGCACGGCCTTCGCGTCCCTGGGCGGCAAGCCCTACCCGACCATGGAGATCCCCCTCAAGGCGGGCATGTCCATCGGCATGCTGCTCATCTCCGTCGAACTGCTACTCATGCTCGGGATCCTGCTCTTCATCCCCGGTGATGCCGCTGGTCCGTGCTTCATCGGCTTCGCCATCGGCGAGTCCCTGGGTGCCGCGGCCCTCCGCATCGCGGGCGGCATCTTCACCAAGATCGCCGACATCGGCTCCGACCTCATGAAGATCGTCTTCAAGATCAAGGAAGACGATGCCCGCAACCCCGGCGTCATCGCCGACTGCGTGGGCGACAACGCGGGCGATTCCGTCGGCCCCACGGCGGACGGTTTCGAAACCTACGGCGTGACGGGCGTGGCCCTGATCACCTTCATCCTGCTGGCAGTCAATCCCCTGACGGCCGGACCCAAGTACCAGGACATCCAGGTGGCCCTGCTGGTGTGGATCTTCGTCATGCGCGTGGGCATGGTCGTGACTTCCGCCGCTTCCTACTGGATCAACGGCATCTGGTCCAAGGCCAAGTTCGGCTCCCTGGGCAAGTTCGATTTCGAGACCCCCCTGACCACGCTGGTCTGGCTGACCTCGATCCTCTCGATCGTCATCACCTACGTCCTGTCCTACCTCCTCATCGGCAACCTGCCCGGCCACCTCTGGTGCAAGCTCTCGACCATCATCACCTGCGGCACCCTGGCCGGCGCCCTGATCCCCGAGCTGGTGAAGTCCTTCACCTCCACGAACTCAGGTCATGTCCGTGAGGTCGTCACGGCCTCCAAGGAGGGCGGCGCCTCCCTCAACATCATCTCCGGTCTGGTGGCGGGCTATTTCTCCGCCTACTGGATGGGTCTCACCATCGTCGCCCTCATGGGCGCGGCCTACTACGTCTCCACCTTCGGCCTGGGTGACTTCATGGCCGCCCCGGCCATCTTCTCCTTTGGTCTGGTGGCCTTCGGCTTCCTGGGCATGGGACCCGTCACCATCGCCGTGGACTCCTACGGCCCCGTGACCGACAACGCCCAGTCCGTCTACGAGCTCTCCACCATCGAAGCCATCCCCGGCATCGAGGCCGAGATCCAGAAGGACTTCGGCTTCAAGCCCGACTTCGAGAACGGCAAGATGTACCTCGAAGAGAACGACGGCGCGGGCAACACCTTCAAGGCCACCGCCAAGCCCGTGCTCATCGGCACGGCGGTCGTGGGCGCCACCACCCTGATCTTCTCCATCATCCAGCTGCTGAACGGCAAGTTCGGCGTGCCCAAGGTGGTCGAGGGGCTGTCCATCATCAACCCCCTCTTCCTGCTCGGCATCATCACCGGCGGCGCCATCATCTTCTGGTTCTCCGGCGCGGCCTGCCAGGCCGTGGCCACGGGCGCCTACCGCGCGGTGGAGTTCATCAAGCAGAACATCAACCTGGATTCGGGCGCCACCAAGGCCTCCGTGGAAGACTCCAAGAAGGTCGTGGAGATCTGCACCCAGTACGCCCAGAAGGGCATGTTCAACATCTTCCTGGCCGTGTTCTTCTCCACGCTGGCCTTCGCCTGCCTGAACCACTTCTTCTTCATCGGCTACCTGATCTCCATCGCCGTCTTCGGCCTCTACCAGGCCATCTTCATGGCCAATGCCGGTGGCGCCTGGGACAACGCGAAGAAGCTCGTCGAGACCGAGCTGAAGGCCAAGGGCACGGCCCTCCACGACGCCTGCGTCGTGGGCGACACCGTGGGCGACCCTTTCAAGGACACCTCCTCGGTGGCCCTGAACCCGGTCATCAAGTTCACGACCCTCTTCGGCCTGCTCGCCGTGGAGCTGGCCATCGAGCTGAACCCGGCCGTGGCCCATGCCTGGTCGCTGGTTTTCTTCCTGATCTCCACCGTCTTCGTGTGGCGCTCCTTCTACGGAATGCGCATCCCCACGCTCGAGGAGAAGTAG